One part of the Desulfovibrio sp. genome encodes these proteins:
- the rpsI gene encoding 30S ribosomal protein S9 produces MSEKFEYGTGRRKTATARTRIYAGSGGITVNGRSFEDYFPRKTLQMIIRQPLVLAKLADKFDIRVNVAGGGVTGQAEAVRHGISRALLLVDPALRPILKKAGFLTRDARKKERKKYGLRAARARYQYSKR; encoded by the coding sequence ATGAGCGAGAAATTTGAATACGGCACCGGCCGCCGCAAGACCGCAACGGCCCGTACCCGCATTTACGCCGGTTCCGGCGGCATCACGGTTAACGGTCGCTCCTTTGAGGATTATTTTCCTCGTAAGACGCTGCAAATGATCATCCGTCAGCCCCTGGTTCTTGCCAAGCTGGCCGACAAATTTGACATTCGCGTTAACGTTGCCGGTGGCGGCGTTACCGGCCAGGCCGAAGCCGTGCGCCACGGTATTTCCCGTGCGCTGCTGCTGGTTGATCCGGCTCTGCGCCCCATTCTCAAAAAAGCTGGCTTCCTTACCCGCGACGCCCGCAAGAAAGAACGTAAAAAGTACGGTCTGCGCGCTGCCCGCGCCCGGTACCAGTACTCCAAGCGTTAA
- the rplM gene encoding 50S ribosomal protein L13, which produces MKTFSPTPKDINREWFVVDAQDQVLGRLASQIAHRLRGKHKPEFAPHMDNGDFIVVVNCEKIKVTGKKMTDKKYYRHSGWVGGLKTTQLGDMLADKPARVLTAAVRGMLPKNRLGRAMLKKLKIYAGSEHPHTAQNPQPLTLPH; this is translated from the coding sequence ATGAAGACGTTCAGCCCCACCCCCAAAGACATCAACCGTGAATGGTTCGTGGTTGACGCTCAGGATCAGGTGCTCGGCCGTCTGGCCAGCCAGATCGCCCACCGCCTGCGCGGCAAGCACAAGCCCGAATTCGCTCCCCATATGGATAACGGTGATTTTATCGTGGTTGTGAACTGCGAAAAAATTAAGGTCACCGGCAAGAAAATGACCGACAAAAAGTACTACCGGCATTCTGGCTGGGTGGGCGGCCTCAAGACCACCCAACTCGGCGACATGCTGGCTGACAAGCCCGCCCGCGTGCTCACCGCTGCGGTGCGTGGCATGCTGCCCAAGAATCGTCTGGGCCGCGCCATGCTGAAGAAACTGAAGATTTACGCCGGGTCCGAACATCCGCATACGGCCCAGAATCCCCAGCCGCTGACGCTGCCGCATTAA
- a CDS encoding HD domain-containing protein: MPVIRKNLLQLIFSGAYLLRWNDKLRPVELLETDKQAHKMLLACVLWHENSRHLPDAERVALATEVIEGGLFDYFYRLIITDVKPPIYYKIKENPEQFRQLTEHVLDKLEPALAPLGPFWERMRQWHASPDDDTPARRILTAAHLFASQWEFKLIEPLNSPFDDEMGDIGQSFPDRLDTFTDLSGLAAMRTPGTALARLANLCGQLRFQVRWTQAPRIPATSVLGHMFIVASYAYFFSLAVEACPARANNNFFCGLFHDLPEVLTRDIISPVKQSISDLPKIIKEYEDKELERRVFGPLKGEGFTSLVERIEYYLGAAVGSEFQECVQENGVVRAVEGFQGLAACNYDALDPKDGQLIKVCDNLAAFLEAHSSIRNGVSSPHLLEACVRLQTRLREHSPAGLGLDALLADFD, from the coding sequence ATGCCCGTAATTCGCAAAAATCTGCTTCAACTCATCTTTTCTGGTGCGTACCTGCTGCGCTGGAACGACAAGCTGCGCCCCGTGGAACTGCTTGAAACCGACAAACAGGCCCATAAAATGCTGCTGGCCTGCGTACTGTGGCACGAAAACTCGCGCCACCTGCCCGATGCAGAGCGTGTGGCTCTTGCAACAGAGGTAATAGAAGGCGGGTTGTTTGACTATTTTTACCGTCTCATCATTACCGACGTTAAGCCCCCCATCTACTATAAAATCAAGGAAAATCCAGAGCAGTTCCGTCAGCTTACAGAACACGTGCTCGACAAGCTCGAGCCTGCTCTCGCCCCGCTCGGCCCCTTTTGGGAACGCATGCGGCAATGGCACGCAAGCCCGGACGACGACACTCCTGCACGCCGCATACTCACCGCCGCCCACCTGTTTGCCTCGCAGTGGGAGTTCAAGCTCATAGAGCCGCTCAATTCTCCCTTTGACGACGAAATGGGCGACATTGGCCAGTCCTTTCCCGACCGGCTGGACACCTTTACCGACCTGAGTGGGCTCGCAGCCATGCGCACCCCCGGCACCGCCCTGGCACGTCTGGCCAACCTGTGCGGTCAGCTGCGCTTTCAGGTTCGATGGACGCAGGCGCCCCGTATTCCCGCCACTTCGGTGCTGGGCCATATGTTTATTGTTGCAAGCTATGCCTATTTTTTCAGCCTTGCGGTAGAGGCCTGCCCCGCGCGCGCCAACAACAACTTTTTCTGCGGGCTGTTTCACGATCTGCCCGAGGTGCTCACCCGCGACATTATTTCGCCGGTCAAGCAATCCATTTCAGACCTGCCAAAAATCATCAAGGAATACGAGGACAAAGAACTTGAGCGGCGCGTTTTCGGCCCTCTGAAGGGCGAGGGCTTTACCTCGCTGGTTGAGCGCATTGAATATTACCTTGGTGCGGCTGTTGGCTCTGAATTTCAGGAATGCGTGCAAGAAAACGGCGTGGTGCGTGCAGTTGAGGGCTTTCAGGGTCTTGCGGCCTGCAACTACGATGCCCTTGACCCCAAGGACGGCCAGCTCATAAAGGTATGCGACAATCTGGCAGCCTTTCTTGAAGCCCACAGCTCCATTCGTAATGGCGTTTCTTCACCACACCTGCTTGAAGCATGCGTGCGCCTGCAAACACGGTTGCGCGAGCACTCGCCTGCGGGCCTGGGCCTTGATGCCCTTCTTGCCGACTTTGACTAA
- a CDS encoding translation initiation factor 2, producing MKTFRPTVRTHLLLVTAAMICLIVATPRPCAALAISKGLPFYAQDMEFYYQHQRVESLPGILRTFDSQGVLHDSLKQIMLAAFLGQVLRNPEARQRLLPPPATLSRDGRRTLAWAVHFAQLPDEPALLTSLLQPSDSLLLDQIRNSPASLTTWDIYSEKSVLQMYWAAFMATGNNDFLDVIIRAALRYARLNAEGLRNEDGFSVCAAAAASLYEFSPRHVAVKNRVEQFLQGATGAEAETLRIILRR from the coding sequence ATGAAAACATTTCGCCCTACCGTAAGAACACACCTGCTGCTTGTGACAGCAGCCATGATCTGCCTGATTGTTGCCACCCCGCGCCCCTGTGCGGCTCTGGCTATTTCCAAAGGACTGCCTTTTTATGCGCAGGATATGGAATTTTATTATCAGCACCAACGGGTAGAATCCCTGCCCGGTATTTTGCGTACCTTCGACTCGCAGGGAGTGCTGCACGACAGTCTGAAACAGATAATGCTGGCCGCTTTTTTAGGGCAGGTGCTGCGCAACCCCGAAGCCAGGCAACGCCTGCTGCCCCCACCCGCAACACTGAGCCGTGATGGCCGTCGTACCCTCGCCTGGGCCGTGCACTTTGCGCAGCTGCCCGACGAACCCGCTCTGCTCACCAGCCTGCTGCAACCTTCTGACAGTCTGCTGCTAGACCAGATTCGCAACAGTCCCGCCTCACTGACAACATGGGATATCTATTCGGAAAAATCGGTGTTGCAGATGTACTGGGCGGCCTTTATGGCCACAGGAAACAATGATTTTCTCGATGTTATCATTCGCGCCGCGCTGCGCTATGCACGCCTGAATGCAGAAGGGTTGCGCAATGAGGATGGCTTTTCTGTATGCGCTGCCGCAGCGGCATCACTGTACGAGTTTTCACCCCGTCATGTTGCCGTAAAAAACCGCGTTGAGCAGTTTCTGCAAGGTGCCACAGGAGCAGAGGCCGAAACGCTGCGCATCATTCTGCGCAGGTAA
- a CDS encoding methyl-accepting chemotaxis protein, whose translation MKIPIEDELNKGIRRMQQVISAANQTTEQKFLQSADLIAEDEDFSKAVAEKNNEAATKLGTVLMKKAGSDFMTITDEKGVVIARGHSKKFGDSVTNQETVVMALKGTPAVAVVAGTEVPFTIRASHPVMHDGKLVGTVSIGTSLVAPAYLDWLKKLSGVNVTIFKGDTRAMTTIEKEGKRAVGTKLQSPEILSAVLERGETIFAHNNILGVDYNSAYWPVKDANGKNVGMWFVGMPIDELQRLERQGISNSIWIGVGLLAFQLILSFILGLKVSAPVRKITDYAQAVAEGKSDATLEVYSRDDMGHLADSLRTMENNLRKLVQEASEKAEEARKMGEEANAAMEEARAAQAMAEQAKREGMISAAGQIEEVVEQLNASINDIAEQVENTSGALDHAASRLAETATAMEEMNSTVLEVAKNAGGASDISNAAKRKAEAGSEIVSRAVVGIQEVQRQSQALKDGMTQLDEHAKAINQIMGVISDIADQTNLLALNAAIEAARAGEAGRGFAVVADEVRKLAEKTMSSTSDVGNAIAAIQQSAGQSIQQVEKAVGNIATATEYSNKSGEALSEIVGMVEQTADEVRAIAAASEQQSATSEEINRSVADVNHIAASTTQSMQVAMKELGTLRAQAQSLVDLIEHMKRA comes from the coding sequence ATGAAAATTCCGATTGAAGACGAGCTGAACAAAGGCATTAGAAGGATGCAGCAGGTTATCAGCGCTGCCAACCAGACCACTGAGCAAAAGTTTTTGCAAAGTGCCGACCTCATTGCTGAGGACGAAGATTTCAGCAAGGCTGTTGCAGAGAAAAACAACGAGGCTGCCACCAAGCTTGGTACCGTTCTGATGAAAAAGGCCGGGTCGGATTTTATGACCATCACCGATGAAAAAGGTGTGGTTATAGCTCGCGGTCATTCCAAAAAATTTGGCGACAGTGTTACCAACCAGGAAACAGTGGTCATGGCCCTCAAGGGTACGCCTGCTGTGGCCGTGGTAGCTGGTACCGAGGTGCCATTTACCATACGCGCAAGCCATCCTGTCATGCACGATGGCAAGCTTGTTGGCACCGTTTCCATTGGTACATCGCTGGTTGCTCCCGCCTACCTCGACTGGCTCAAGAAACTTTCTGGCGTGAATGTTACCATATTCAAGGGTGACACCCGCGCCATGACCACCATTGAAAAAGAAGGCAAACGTGCGGTTGGCACCAAGCTTCAGTCACCCGAAATTCTTTCTGCCGTGCTTGAGCGTGGCGAAACCATTTTCGCCCACAATAATATTCTTGGCGTGGACTATAATTCGGCATACTGGCCGGTAAAGGACGCCAACGGTAAAAACGTGGGTATGTGGTTTGTGGGTATGCCTATTGACGAACTGCAACGGCTCGAAAGGCAAGGCATAAGCAATTCCATCTGGATTGGCGTTGGCCTGCTGGCTTTTCAGCTGATCCTGTCATTTATTCTTGGCCTCAAGGTAAGCGCGCCCGTACGTAAAATTACGGACTATGCCCAGGCCGTGGCCGAGGGCAAGAGTGACGCCACCCTTGAAGTATACAGTCGTGACGACATGGGGCATCTGGCCGATTCGTTGCGCACCATGGAAAACAACCTGCGCAAACTGGTGCAAGAGGCCAGCGAAAAGGCTGAAGAAGCCCGCAAAATGGGTGAAGAAGCCAATGCTGCCATGGAAGAAGCCCGCGCCGCGCAAGCCATGGCTGAGCAGGCCAAGCGAGAGGGCATGATCAGCGCCGCCGGCCAGATTGAAGAGGTTGTTGAACAGCTCAATGCCTCCATCAACGATATCGCCGAGCAGGTCGAAAACACCAGTGGTGCCCTCGACCATGCTGCAAGCCGCCTTGCCGAAACCGCCACCGCAATGGAAGAAATGAACTCCACGGTGCTTGAGGTAGCCAAGAATGCTGGCGGAGCCTCTGATATTTCCAATGCCGCCAAACGTAAGGCTGAGGCCGGTTCTGAAATTGTTTCCAGGGCTGTTGTGGGCATTCAGGAAGTGCAGCGGCAATCGCAGGCGCTCAAGGACGGCATGACCCAGCTTGATGAACACGCCAAGGCCATCAACCAGATCATGGGCGTTATTTCTGATATCGCCGACCAGACCAACCTGCTGGCCCTCAACGCCGCCATTGAGGCAGCCCGTGCGGGCGAGGCGGGCAGGGGCTTTGCCGTGGTGGCCGACGAGGTTCGTAAGCTGGCTGAAAAAACCATGTCTTCCACCTCTGATGTGGGCAACGCCATTGCGGCCATCCAGCAGAGTGCGGGGCAGAGCATACAGCAGGTGGAAAAGGCCGTTGGCAATATCGCTACGGCTACCGAATACTCCAACAAATCTGGCGAGGCCCTTTCGGAAATCGTCGGCATGGTCGAGCAAACCGCTGACGAAGTGAGGGCCATTGCAGCCGCCAGTGAGCAGCAGTCTGCCACCAGCGAAGAAATCAACCGCTCGGTTGCCGATGTAAACCATATTGCTGCCAGTACCACGCAATCCATGCAGGTAGCCATGAAGGAACTGGGAACCCTGCGTGCGCAGGCTCAGAGCCTTGTTGACCTGATCGAGCATATGAAAAGGGCATAG
- a CDS encoding RNA methyltransferase: protein MLLQGFEIVLVKTRFPENIGMAARACVNMGCPTLRLVDPERWDREKARPLATPKGQDLLDAVEVHEDVAQAVAESALVFGTTARVGGWRQALLSPEQAAREAAVALASGQRVSMVFGPEDRGLNNDEIMHCHRLVTIPTDPAASSLNLAQAVLLLSYACANAVRALQHGERQIDVPRGGKAATAAEQERLMESLKDMLLRLDYLHGDNPDYFLMPWRRLFSRAGLLRHEYDALMGLCRQVRHKLPD, encoded by the coding sequence ATGTTGCTTCAAGGCTTTGAAATTGTATTGGTAAAAACGCGTTTTCCCGAAAATATCGGCATGGCGGCCCGCGCGTGTGTCAATATGGGCTGCCCCACCTTGCGTCTGGTTGATCCGGAACGCTGGGACAGGGAAAAAGCCCGCCCGCTGGCCACGCCCAAGGGGCAGGATCTGCTGGATGCCGTGGAAGTGCACGAGGACGTGGCACAGGCCGTAGCCGAGAGCGCTCTGGTATTTGGCACCACCGCGCGCGTTGGCGGCTGGCGGCAGGCCTTGCTTTCGCCAGAGCAGGCCGCGCGCGAGGCCGCAGTGGCGCTTGCCAGCGGGCAGCGTGTTTCCATGGTTTTTGGGCCGGAAGACCGTGGCCTCAACAATGATGAAATCATGCACTGCCACCGGCTGGTAACTATCCCCACCGATCCTGCGGCCAGTTCGCTCAATCTTGCCCAGGCTGTGCTGCTGCTCAGCTACGCCTGCGCCAATGCTGTGCGCGCCCTGCAACACGGCGAAAGACAGATAGATGTGCCGCGTGGTGGGAAGGCGGCGACTGCGGCAGAGCAGGAACGCCTGATGGAATCACTCAAGGATATGCTGTTGCGTCTTGATTATCTGCACGGCGACAATCCTGATTATTTCCTCATGCCGTGGCGCAGGCTCTTCAGTCGTGCAGGATTGTTGCGGCACGAATATGATGCCCTCATGGGGCTTTGCCGTCAGGTACGGCACAAGCTGCCGGATTGA
- a CDS encoding DUF456 domain-containing protein, with amino-acid sequence MDFLPFPLASMLAGAFITLLCFVLLLNIFGLPANWVLLGLVALWKVVHPGATSMDMWFWIMMVGIALVGEALEMGMQILKAKRYGSSSSGTFAGMVGAIAGAILLAPLFFGLGALVGALVGAWLGCFVVERLKGRPLREALDAAFGAMMGRFLGTVCKCGAGGAMLALAAGHIWPKLPPALPPALSPDAPTQVFMSLLQGLC; translated from the coding sequence ATGGATTTTCTGCCTTTTCCCCTGGCTTCAATGCTGGCCGGGGCGTTCATAACGCTGCTGTGCTTTGTGCTGCTGCTCAACATTTTTGGGCTGCCCGCCAACTGGGTGCTGCTGGGGCTTGTGGCGTTGTGGAAGGTGGTACATCCGGGCGCAACCTCCATGGATATGTGGTTCTGGATCATGATGGTGGGCATTGCCCTTGTGGGCGAAGCTCTGGAAATGGGTATGCAGATACTCAAGGCCAAACGCTATGGCTCCAGCTCTTCCGGCACGTTTGCGGGAATGGTTGGGGCCATAGCGGGGGCCATACTGCTCGCCCCGTTATTTTTTGGACTCGGCGCGCTTGTGGGCGCGCTTGTGGGCGCGTGGCTGGGTTGCTTTGTGGTGGAACGCCTCAAGGGCCGCCCCCTGCGTGAAGCTCTCGACGCCGCCTTTGGTGCCATGATGGGCCGTTTTTTGGGCACAGTGTGCAAGTGCGGCGCAGGTGGGGCCATGCTTGCCCTGGCCGCAGGGCATATCTGGCCCAAATTGCCGCCCGCGCTGCCCCCGGCCCTTTCTCCTGATGCCCCCACGCAGGTTTTTATGAGCCTGCTACAGGGCCTGTGCTGA
- a CDS encoding phenylacetate--CoA ligase, producing MEFFDEAESWSRDQIENAQLARLKSTVAQTRKCDFYRQRLDEAGIGPDTLRSLDDLRRIPFTTKQDLRSQYPTGLLCVPQSEIVRMHCSSGTTGSPVAICHTQNDINSWADLMARSIHMVGVRRDDVFQNMSGYGLFTGGLGIHFGAERLGCMTIPAGAGNSRRQIKLAKDFRTTVAHILPSYALILGEHLRNMGEDPRDFPLRIALVGAEPYTEEFRRRIEDLFDMKAYNSYGLSEMNGPGVGFECTHQAGMHLWEDAYIPEIVDPETGEPMPEGEVGELVMTCLCRQGMPILRYRTRDLTRFIPGECACGRKHRRIDRILGRADDMFIIKGVNIYPMQIEQVIMTFAEVGQSYLILLENDGLGDVMRVQIEIRDEHFVEDMRVLQNLQKAIASRLRDEILITPRVELVESNSLPRTEGKAVRLQDLRNKN from the coding sequence ATGGAATTTTTTGATGAGGCGGAGAGTTGGAGCAGGGACCAGATCGAGAATGCCCAGCTTGCCAGGCTGAAGAGCACTGTGGCGCAAACGCGCAAGTGCGATTTTTACCGTCAGCGTCTGGACGAGGCGGGCATTGGCCCCGACACCCTACGAAGCCTCGATGATTTGCGGCGTATTCCCTTCACCACAAAGCAGGATCTGCGTTCGCAGTATCCCACGGGGCTTTTGTGCGTTCCGCAGTCCGAGATTGTCCGCATGCACTGCTCCAGCGGTACCACCGGCTCGCCGGTGGCCATCTGCCACACGCAGAACGACATCAATTCCTGGGCCGACCTTATGGCGCGCAGTATCCACATGGTGGGTGTACGCCGCGACGACGTGTTTCAAAACATGTCTGGCTATGGGCTGTTTACGGGTGGCCTTGGCATCCACTTTGGTGCAGAACGCCTGGGCTGCATGACCATTCCCGCCGGTGCGGGCAACTCACGCCGTCAGATCAAGCTTGCCAAGGATTTCCGCACCACGGTGGCCCACATTCTGCCCTCGTACGCGCTGATTCTTGGTGAGCACCTGCGCAACATGGGCGAAGACCCGCGTGATTTTCCCCTGCGCATTGCTCTGGTGGGTGCCGAGCCCTACACCGAGGAATTCCGTCGCCGTATCGAAGACCTCTTTGACATGAAGGCCTACAACTCTTACGGCCTGTCTGAAATGAACGGCCCCGGCGTGGGCTTTGAATGCACGCATCAGGCGGGCATGCACCTGTGGGAAGACGCCTATATTCCTGAAATTGTCGATCCTGAAACCGGCGAGCCCATGCCCGAAGGCGAAGTGGGCGAGCTTGTAATGACCTGCCTGTGCCGTCAGGGCATGCCCATTTTGCGCTACCGCACGCGCGACCTTACCCGGTTCATACCCGGCGAATGCGCCTGTGGCCGCAAACACCGCCGTATCGACCGTATTCTTGGCCGTGCGGATGACATGTTCATCATCAAGGGCGTCAATATCTACCCCATGCAGATCGAACAGGTCATCATGACCTTTGCCGAAGTGGGGCAGAGCTATCTGATCCTGCTCGAAAACGACGGCCTGGGCGATGTGATGCGCGTACAGATTGAAATTCGCGACGAGCACTTTGTGGAAGACATGCGCGTTCTGCAAAATCTGCAAAAGGCCATTGCCTCGCGTCTGCGCGATGAAATTCTCATCACGCCCCGGGTTGAGCTTGTGGAAAGCAACAGCCTGCCCCGCACCGAGGGCAAGGCCGTGCGCCTGCAAGACCTGCGCAACAAAAACTAA
- a CDS encoding DUF1786 domain-containing protein: MDEIVQKFLRGTGPVLCVDIGSGTQDALLARPGLECENWPRFVLPAPARLVAQRIRELALLKRNIWLYGNNMGGGFTQAIKEHLAAGLKVSATPAATRGIHDNEDVVRGIGVEICAVCPTGSVPVFLTDYSPEFWGGLLRHAGLPLPHLVLAAAQDHGFHAHGNRQARMRAWTELLATSSNPARWIYETPPPALTRLVPLREKTGGPVADTGASALLGALCDKEVMDRSFKQGITVINVGNGHTVAALVYRGQVRGIYEHHTGMRTLEQLLGDLEQFRKHWLPAEEVQASGGHGTAFGPYCEEAGGYEATYITGPKRALLQGHGRFLAPHGDMMIAGCFGLIWGWAHARSGE; the protein is encoded by the coding sequence ATGGACGAGATCGTACAGAAGTTTTTGCGCGGCACAGGCCCTGTGCTGTGCGTAGATATAGGCAGTGGCACGCAGGATGCCCTTCTTGCCCGCCCCGGGCTTGAATGTGAAAACTGGCCACGCTTTGTTTTGCCAGCTCCTGCCCGTCTGGTGGCCCAGCGTATTCGTGAGCTTGCCCTGCTCAAGCGCAATATATGGCTGTATGGCAACAATATGGGGGGCGGCTTTACCCAGGCCATCAAGGAACACCTTGCGGCGGGGCTTAAAGTAAGCGCCACGCCAGCGGCCACGCGCGGCATCCATGATAATGAAGATGTGGTGCGGGGCATTGGCGTGGAAATTTGCGCCGTGTGTCCCACGGGCAGTGTGCCGGTGTTTCTGACCGACTATTCGCCGGAATTCTGGGGCGGCCTGTTGCGGCACGCCGGTTTGCCCCTGCCGCATCTGGTGCTTGCTGCAGCCCAGGACCACGGTTTTCATGCTCACGGCAACCGTCAGGCCCGCATGCGCGCCTGGACAGAGCTGCTTGCCACGTCTTCCAACCCGGCACGCTGGATATATGAAACACCGCCGCCCGCACTTACCCGCCTTGTGCCCCTGCGCGAAAAAACAGGCGGCCCCGTAGCGGATACCGGTGCCAGTGCCCTGCTAGGGGCACTGTGCGACAAGGAAGTTATGGACCGCAGCTTTAAGCAGGGCATAACCGTTATTAACGTGGGCAACGGGCACACCGTGGCCGCCCTTGTGTATCGCGGTCAGGTGCGCGGTATTTACGAGCACCATACAGGCATGCGTACGCTTGAGCAGCTGCTGGGTGATCTGGAGCAGTTCCGCAAACACTGGCTGCCAGCAGAAGAAGTGCAGGCCTCTGGCGGGCACGGCACGGCCTTTGGCCCCTACTGTGAAGAAGCGGGCGGCTATGAAGCCACATACATTACTGGTCCCAAACGCGCGTTGCTGCAAGGTCACGGGCGTTTTCTGGCCCCGCACGGCGATATGATGATCGCTGGCTGCTTTGGGCTTATCTGGGGTTGGGCGCACGCCCGTTCCGGCGAATAA
- a CDS encoding integrase arm-type DNA-binding domain-containing protein yields the protein MPLSDTSVRNAKAQDKALKLFDGGGLFLFVSPAGGKLWRLKYRFQNKEKLLALGAYPDISLKDARKKRDEAKELLAKDIDPAEVKKEAKATAAALELEMATTFEAVAREWFSKKRHAWTPGHQKKILSRLENQLFPILGAKLFSSLEPGDFLAAIQKAESRGAIETAHRLAQLCGQVSRYARIVGHTRYDVAAGLTEALTPVQTNHYATITDPAEVGHLLRAIDEYTGEPSICFALKVLPFVFVRSVEMRGAEWSEFDFEAATWVIPAERMKMKRPHTVPLARQVISLLNDLRNTTGSGRFLFPSLFSASRPISDMGLLNALRRMGYAKGVMTIHGFRSMASTLLNEQGYRADVIEAQLAHGEKNAIRAAYNHAEYLPERRRMMQEWADYLDGLKTNKD from the coding sequence ATGCCTCTTTCTGATACCAGTGTTCGGAATGCCAAAGCGCAAGACAAAGCCCTCAAGCTTTTTGATGGGGGTGGCCTGTTCCTGTTTGTTTCCCCTGCTGGTGGCAAGCTATGGCGGCTCAAGTATCGTTTCCAAAACAAAGAAAAGCTTCTCGCATTGGGCGCATACCCAGATATTTCTCTGAAAGACGCCCGCAAAAAACGGGACGAGGCCAAAGAACTTTTGGCAAAAGACATTGATCCCGCTGAAGTAAAAAAAGAAGCGAAGGCCACGGCCGCAGCACTTGAACTCGAAATGGCAACAACTTTTGAGGCCGTAGCACGCGAATGGTTCTCCAAAAAGAGACACGCCTGGACGCCCGGCCATCAGAAAAAGATTCTCTCCCGCCTTGAGAACCAGCTATTCCCTATTCTGGGTGCCAAGCTATTTTCATCCCTTGAGCCGGGAGACTTTCTTGCGGCCATTCAAAAAGCCGAATCGCGTGGAGCCATAGAAACTGCCCACCGCCTCGCGCAACTCTGTGGGCAGGTTTCCCGCTATGCCCGCATTGTGGGGCACACCCGCTATGATGTTGCCGCAGGCCTGACAGAAGCACTCACTCCCGTGCAAACCAACCATTACGCAACCATAACAGACCCGGCAGAGGTAGGACACCTTCTTAGAGCCATAGATGAATATACCGGGGAGCCTTCAATTTGCTTTGCGTTGAAAGTGCTTCCTTTCGTCTTTGTGCGTTCTGTGGAGATGCGCGGTGCTGAATGGAGTGAGTTTGATTTTGAAGCCGCAACGTGGGTTATCCCGGCAGAGCGGATGAAAATGAAGCGCCCACACACTGTACCCTTGGCCCGCCAGGTTATCTCTTTGTTGAATGACCTGCGCAACACGACTGGAAGCGGACGGTTTCTCTTCCCAAGCCTGTTCAGTGCCAGCCGCCCAATTTCCGACATGGGACTTCTGAACGCGCTGCGCCGTATGGGCTATGCCAAGGGCGTTATGACAATCCACGGATTCAGGAGCATGGCCTCTACCCTACTCAACGAGCAAGGATACAGAGCAGACGTAATCGAAGCCCAGCTTGCCCACGGCGAGAAAAACGCCATTCGGGCCGCATACAATCATGCCGAGTATTTGCCGGAGCGCCGCCGCATGATGCAGGAATGGGCAGATTATCTGGACGGGTTGAAGACAAACAAAGATTGA
- a CDS encoding AlpA family phage regulatory protein, whose product MRLSQVLKIIPVGKTLWYAGVKEGRFPQPVKLGPRTAAYRVQDITALIERLGQNERVA is encoded by the coding sequence ATGCGCCTAAGCCAAGTCCTCAAGATAATCCCTGTTGGCAAGACTCTTTGGTATGCCGGTGTAAAGGAGGGCCGCTTTCCTCAACCGGTTAAGCTAGGCCCGCGCACTGCTGCATATCGAGTCCAAGACATCACTGCCTTAATAGAACGCCTTGGGCAAAATGAGAGGGTTGCTTAA
- a CDS encoding Bro-N domain-containing protein encodes MNALKIFNHATFGNVRAVDRGGQPWFVAKDVCDCLDIRTNDAANSLDEDEKGYESIVSLGGAQQTLIISEPGLYSLILRSRKPDAKAFKRWLVHEVPRPEAGSAGPTAGRRCRSPCLQELDG; translated from the coding sequence ATGAACGCCCTCAAAATTTTCAACCACGCAACATTCGGTAACGTCCGGGCAGTTGATCGCGGCGGGCAACCCTGGTTTGTAGCCAAAGACGTGTGCGACTGCCTTGATATCCGCACAAACGATGCCGCCAACAGTTTGGATGAAGACGAAAAGGGGTACGAAAGTATCGTATCCCTTGGCGGTGCACAGCAAACGCTCATCATCTCAGAACCCGGCCTGTATTCGCTGATCCTTCGCTCTCGCAAGCCAGATGCCAAAGCGTTCAAGCGTTGGCTGGTTCACGAGGTTCCCCGACCTGAAGCCGGAAGTGCTGGCCCAACTGCTGGGCGACGATGCCGCTCGCCTTGTCTTCAAGAACTGGACGGGTAA
- a CDS encoding helix-turn-helix transcriptional regulator, with protein sequence MFKSNIKKIMNEKKVTIRDAVEVSGLSSATIHKLRDDEGIAECRLSTLAKIGSALGVKTKRLYDEVEDRMVEKE encoded by the coding sequence ATGTTTAAAAGCAATATCAAGAAGATAATGAATGAAAAGAAGGTTACAATAAGGGATGCAGTTGAAGTATCTGGCCTTTCAAGCGCAACCATCCATAAACTTCGGGATGATGAAGGAATCGCGGAGTGCCGCCTTTCGACCCTGGCCAAGATCGGTTCAGCCCTAGGCGTGAAGACCAAACGGCTTTATGACGAGGTTGAAGATCGCATGGTCGAAAAGGAGTGA